In Sorghum bicolor cultivar BTx623 chromosome 10, Sorghum_bicolor_NCBIv3, whole genome shotgun sequence, one genomic interval encodes:
- the LOC110431393 gene encoding uncharacterized protein LOC110431393 — translation MPSHATARASGRSLASARASGHRLRAPAFSLAPARSRRPRSVAPARQRRPRPRTVPSSGASCLGVGGSGGRAGDVGGRLTACGRSRGNFPKKEEARSVGLLRIKRLANFLSCCCGSTGTASPRLCTNPSGRR, via the exons ATGCCCTCCCACGCCACAGCACGCGCGTCCGGCCGCTCTCTCGCCTCTGCCCGCGCGTCCGGCCATCGCCTGCGCGCCCCCGCCTTCTCCCTTGCGCCCGCCCGGAGCCGGCGCCCTCGCTCCGTCGCGCCCGCCCGCCAGCGGCGCCCCCGGCCACGCACGGTTCCCTCGTCTGGAGCAAGCTGCCTCGGCGTCGGTGGTAGCGGAGGACGAGCCGGAGACGTCGGCGGCAGGCTAACGGCGTGCGGCCGATCGAGGGGGAATTTCCCCAAAAAG GAAGAAGCTAGATCTGTTGGCCTTCTCCGAATCAAAAGGTTGGCAAATTTTCTTAGTTGTTGTTGCGGGTCTACCGGCACCGCGTCGCCTCGCCTCTGCACCAACCCATCAGGGCGCCGCTAG
- the LOC110431245 gene encoding two-component response regulator ORR24-like: MFTSCHVVLSANDEMETMAKAIQHGACHYMVKPVRPEMVKNIWLHVVRKGKSNLRNKVNTRNDKPSQIVQPVDDENGEKDDAKYTRKHCKKNRKDGDGAEKDEVISTQKKQRVEWTRQLHSKFLEAINHIGMDKAVPKKILEVMNVDGITKENVASHLQVVFISMLYSYV; the protein is encoded by the exons ATGTTCACCTCATGCCATGTAGTGCTATCTGCGAATGATGAGATGGAGACTATGGCAAAGGCGATACAACATGGAGCTTGTCACTACATGGTGAAGCCAGTACGCCCTGAAATGGTCAAGAACATATGGTTGCATGTGGTGAGGAAGGGCAAGAGTAATCTAAGGAACAAAGTCAACACCAGAAATGATAAACCTAGTCAAATAGTGCAACCTGTGGATGATGAGAATGGTGAAAAGGATGATGCAAAGTACACAAGGAAGCATTGCAAGAAGAACAGAAAAGATGGAGATGGTGCTGAAAAGGATGAGGTCATATCGACCCAGAAAAAGCAAAGGGTTGAGTGGACTAGACAGCTACACTCCAAGTTTCTTGAAGCCATCAATCACATTGGCATGGACA AGGCTGTTCCGAAGAAAATACTCGAAGTGATGAATGTAGACGGCATCACTAAAGAGAACGTTGCAAGTCATCTGCAGGTTGTTTTTATTTCTATGCTTTATTCCTATGTTTGA
- the LOC8058418 gene encoding lysosomal Pro-X carboxypeptidase isoform X1 has translation MAAPRPRGAWSSSSAPPLPACFLPLLLLLASFSAAPTAAAARPSSTPKKPAAAFPAAVAPLHLQALKRHQRASSSIRAGGELFVAAAADGTANGTAAKKPFTVHYFAQELDHFTFTPNASMVFRQKYLLNDTFWRRPSAGDGDGAGPLFVYTGNEGDIEWFATNTGFMFDIAPKFGALLVFIEHRFYGESKPFGNDSYKSAETLGYLTSTQALADFAILIRSLKKNLSAEAAPVVVFGGSYGGMLASWFRLKYPHVTIGAVASSAPILQFDYITPWSSFYDGVSQDFKSESLNCFSVIKGTWDVLDERGSTDKGLLDLSKLFRACKTVKYAYSIRNWLWTAFSYTAMVDYPTPANFLENLPAYPVKEMCKIIDGFPTGADILEKAFAAASLYYNYTGDQTCNKIEDGDDPHGLDGWQWQACTEMIMPMTVSNESMFPPSSFSYDERSDECFQSWGVRPRPHWITTEYGGYKIDKVLKRFGSNIIFSNGMRDPWSRGGVLKNISSSIIALVTEKGAHHLDFRSSTKGDPDWVIEQRRQEVDIIQGWIDQYHQDMAETSS, from the exons ATGGCGgcaccacgaccacgaggtgccTGGTCATCGTCGTCAGCCCCTCCTCTGCCCGCCTGCTTCCTGCCACTTCTGCTACTCCTGGCGTCCTTCTCGGCAGCAccaaccgcagcagcagcgcGGCCGTCCTCCACCCCCAAGAAGCCAGCTGCTGCTTTCCCGGCTGCCGTCGCTCCTCTGCACCTGCAAGCTCTGAAGCGCCACCAGCGGGCAAGCAGCAGCATCAGGGCCGGCGGCGAGCTCTTCGTCGCCGCGGCCGCCGATGGCACGGCCAACGGCACCGCGGCGAAGAAGCCCTTCACGGTTCACTACTTCGCGCAGGAGCTGGACCACTTCACCTTCACGCCCAACGCGTCCATGGTCTTCCGCCAGAAGTACCTCCTCAACGACACCTTCTGGCGGAGGCCCagcgccggcgacggcgacggcgccggGCCGCTGTTCGTGTACACCGGCAACGAGGGCGACATCGAGTGGTTCGCCACCAACACGGGATTCATGTTCGACATCGCGCCCAAGTTCGGCGCCCTCCTCGTCTTCATCGAG CACCGGTTCTACGGGGAGTCGAAGCCGTTCGGGAACGACTCGTACAAGTCGGCCGAGACGCTGGGCTACCTGACGTCCACGCAGGCGCTCGCTGACTTCGCCATCCTCATcaggagcctgaagaagaaccTCTCCGCCGAGGCCGCTCCCGTCGTCGTCTTCGGCGGCTCATACGGCGGAA TGTTGGCTTCTTGGTTCAGGCTCAAGTACCCCCACGTCACCATTGGGGCCGTAGCGTCCTCCGCGCCAATCCTGCAGTTCGACTACATAACACCCTGGAGCAGCTTCTACGACGGTGTCTCGCAGGACTTCAAG TCTGAAAGCCTGAACTGCTTCAGTGTCATCAAGGGAACCTGGGATGTCCTGGATGAGAGGGGTTCCACAGACAAAGGGCTCCTGGACCTCAGCAAACTTTTCAGAGCCTGCAA GACAGTGAAGTACGCTTATTCAATCCGAAACTGGCTGTGGACAGCATTCTCTTACACTGCCATGGTGGACTATCCGACCCCAGCCAATTTCCTGGAGAATCTGCCTGCCTACCCAGTCAAGGAG ATGTGCAAGATCATCGATGGGTTTCCCACAGGCGCAGACATCCTGGAGAAGGCATTCGCAGCGGCAAGCTTGTACTACAACTACACAGGAGACCAGACTTGCAATAAGATAGAGGATGGAGACGACCCGCATGGCCTCGATGGCTGGCAATGGCAG GCCTGCACAGAGATGATCATGCCAATGACGGTCTCCAACGAGAGCATGTTCCCACCATCCTCCTTCAGCTATGATGAAAGGTCCGATGAATGTTTCCAGAGCTGGGGGGTTCGACCGAGACCGCATTGGATCACAACTGAATATGGTGGATAT AAAATTGATAAGGTGCTCAAGAGGTTTGGGAGCAACATCATCTTCTCTAATGGAATGCGAGACCCATGGAGTCGAGGCGG GGTTCTCAAGAACATCTCATCCAGTATCATTGCCCTTGTCACAGAGAAAG GTGCTCAtcatttagacttcagatcTTCAACAAAGGGTGATCCAGACTGGGTTATAGAACAAAGGAGACAAGAAGTTGACATCATTCAGGGATGGATTGATCAGTATCATCAGGACATGGCGGAAACATCTTCCTGA
- the LOC8058418 gene encoding lysosomal Pro-X carboxypeptidase isoform X2, whose translation MAAPRPRGAWSSSSAPPLPACFLPLLLLLASFSAAPTAAAARPSSTPKKPAAAFPAAVAPLHLQALKRHQRASSSIRAGGELFVAAAADGTANGTAAKKPFTVHYFAQELDHFTFTPNASMVFRQKYLLNDTFWRRPSAGDGDGAGPLFVYTGNEGDIEWFATNTGFMFDIAPKFGALLVFIEHRFYGESKPFGNDSYKSAETLGYLTSTQALADFAILIRSLKKNLSAEAAPVVVFGGSYGGMLASWFRLKYPHVTIGAVASSAPILQFDYITPWSSFYDGVSQDFKSESLNCFSVIKGTWDVLDERGSTDKGLLDLSKLFRACKTVKYAYSIRNWLWTAFSYTAMVDYPTPANFLENLPAYPVKEMCKIIDGFPTGADILEKAFAAASLYYNYTGDQTCNKIEDGDDPHGLDGWQWQACTEMIMPMTVSNESMFPPSSFSYDERSDECFQSWGVRPRPHWITTEYGGYKIDKVLKRFGSNIIFSNGMRDPWSRGGVLKNISSSIIALVTEKVICHGDQVLII comes from the exons ATGGCGgcaccacgaccacgaggtgccTGGTCATCGTCGTCAGCCCCTCCTCTGCCCGCCTGCTTCCTGCCACTTCTGCTACTCCTGGCGTCCTTCTCGGCAGCAccaaccgcagcagcagcgcGGCCGTCCTCCACCCCCAAGAAGCCAGCTGCTGCTTTCCCGGCTGCCGTCGCTCCTCTGCACCTGCAAGCTCTGAAGCGCCACCAGCGGGCAAGCAGCAGCATCAGGGCCGGCGGCGAGCTCTTCGTCGCCGCGGCCGCCGATGGCACGGCCAACGGCACCGCGGCGAAGAAGCCCTTCACGGTTCACTACTTCGCGCAGGAGCTGGACCACTTCACCTTCACGCCCAACGCGTCCATGGTCTTCCGCCAGAAGTACCTCCTCAACGACACCTTCTGGCGGAGGCCCagcgccggcgacggcgacggcgccggGCCGCTGTTCGTGTACACCGGCAACGAGGGCGACATCGAGTGGTTCGCCACCAACACGGGATTCATGTTCGACATCGCGCCCAAGTTCGGCGCCCTCCTCGTCTTCATCGAG CACCGGTTCTACGGGGAGTCGAAGCCGTTCGGGAACGACTCGTACAAGTCGGCCGAGACGCTGGGCTACCTGACGTCCACGCAGGCGCTCGCTGACTTCGCCATCCTCATcaggagcctgaagaagaaccTCTCCGCCGAGGCCGCTCCCGTCGTCGTCTTCGGCGGCTCATACGGCGGAA TGTTGGCTTCTTGGTTCAGGCTCAAGTACCCCCACGTCACCATTGGGGCCGTAGCGTCCTCCGCGCCAATCCTGCAGTTCGACTACATAACACCCTGGAGCAGCTTCTACGACGGTGTCTCGCAGGACTTCAAG TCTGAAAGCCTGAACTGCTTCAGTGTCATCAAGGGAACCTGGGATGTCCTGGATGAGAGGGGTTCCACAGACAAAGGGCTCCTGGACCTCAGCAAACTTTTCAGAGCCTGCAA GACAGTGAAGTACGCTTATTCAATCCGAAACTGGCTGTGGACAGCATTCTCTTACACTGCCATGGTGGACTATCCGACCCCAGCCAATTTCCTGGAGAATCTGCCTGCCTACCCAGTCAAGGAG ATGTGCAAGATCATCGATGGGTTTCCCACAGGCGCAGACATCCTGGAGAAGGCATTCGCAGCGGCAAGCTTGTACTACAACTACACAGGAGACCAGACTTGCAATAAGATAGAGGATGGAGACGACCCGCATGGCCTCGATGGCTGGCAATGGCAG GCCTGCACAGAGATGATCATGCCAATGACGGTCTCCAACGAGAGCATGTTCCCACCATCCTCCTTCAGCTATGATGAAAGGTCCGATGAATGTTTCCAGAGCTGGGGGGTTCGACCGAGACCGCATTGGATCACAACTGAATATGGTGGATAT AAAATTGATAAGGTGCTCAAGAGGTTTGGGAGCAACATCATCTTCTCTAATGGAATGCGAGACCCATGGAGTCGAGGCGG GGTTCTCAAGAACATCTCATCCAGTATCATTGCCCTTGTCACAGAGAAAG TTATTTGTCACGGTGATCAGGTGCTCAtcatttag